In Ostrinia nubilalis chromosome 10, ilOstNubi1.1, whole genome shotgun sequence, a single genomic region encodes these proteins:
- the LOC135075162 gene encoding DNA-directed RNA polymerase II subunit Rpb4 has translation MFSGHAQDVIEEDAADLQFPKEFENAETLLISEVDMLLEHRKAQNESAEEEQEFSEVFMKTLTYTNMFKKFKNKETIAAVRNLLQSKKLHKFEVASLANLCPETPEEAKALIPSLEGRFEDEELRILLDDIQTKRSLQY, from the exons ATGTTTTCTGGTCACGCACAAGACGTTATAGAAGAAGATGCAGCGGATTTGCAATTTCCTAAAG AATTTGAAAATGCAGAAACACTTCTTATATCTGAGGTTGATATGTTGTTAGAACATAGAAAAGCACAAAATGAGTCAGCTGAAGAGGAACAGGAATTTTCAGAAGTATTTATGAAAACCCTAACTTACACCAATATGTtcaagaaatttaaaaataaggaaACTATAGCAGCAGTTAGGAA ccTTCTTCAGTCTAAGAAATTGCACAAGTTTGAAGTTGCCAGTTTAGCCAACTTATGTCCAGAAACGCCTGAAGAAGCCAAGGCTTTGATCCCATCTTTGGAAGGAAGATTTGAAGATGAGGAACTTAGAATACTCTTGGACGACATACAAACAAAACGGAGCTTACAATATTAA
- the LOC135075161 gene encoding glucocorticoid-induced transcript 1 protein-like, with protein sequence MSGRVRKQSDCPVGKQGPMRATLPVSSVMKQSGGLKKNAGNSPTLSPTNVWRRISPDHALSGQRSPGAVNYKGKGRFGASVIRRTASLDTLYHKGQWSRDYYLHAGHLQVDKSTQTDEGGGASGRSSRGSEDDKLDRFLRSRLQRPHKPTASGDYSSHAMSPGFWSRFGSGSVPLRAARSSVEGLNQEIEKLVLYPACGTQTPHLDRLRDKVTPEGHRAPLAELFRRSVNTQTPHDLCHTAHSSGGSVCSSPDLDGSKLGTSPQINRFLAREPPDGCEKVNLKAGDGAYAEPVSVLKPAVAAFTLRPSLGSAFQPLQPSPSSPPAPRAPH encoded by the exons ATGTCGGGTCGCGTCCGTAAACAGTCGGACTGTCCCGTGGGGAAACAAGGGCCGATGAGGGCCACCTTACCGGTTTCGTCGGTGATGAAACAGAGCGGTGGTCTGAAGAAGAACGCCGGCAACAGTCCGACGCTGTCCCCTACGAACGTGTGGCGGCGGATATCTCCGGATCACGCCCTCTCGGGCCAAAGGAGCCCCGGCGCCGTCAATTACAAAG gaaaaggcAGATTTGGTGCCAGTGTGATCAGACGCACAGCCTCCCTGGACACCTTGTACCACAAAGGACAATGGTCTAGGGACTACTACTTGCATGCTGGCCATCTACAAGTGGACAAATCTACTCAG ACTGACGAAGGCGGTGGAGCTTCAGGTCGATCTTCTAGAGGCTCTGAAGATGACAAACTAGACCGCTTCTTACGGAGTCGTCTGCAGAGGCCACACAAACCTACTGCTTCTGGAGATTACTCTTCACATGCTATGAGCCCCGGTTTCT GGTCCCGCTTTGGCAGCGGGAGCGTGCCGTTACGGGCGGCGCGGTCATCGGTCGAGGGCCTCAACCAAGAGATCGAGAAACTTGTGCTCTACCCTGCGTGTGGCACTCAAACACCACACCTTGACCGGTTGAGAGACAAG GTGACTCCTGAAGGCCACCGCGCTCCCCTGGCCGAACTATTCCGGCGCTCCGTCAACACACAAACACCACACGATCTCTGTCATACGGCACATTCATCAG gCGGTAGTGTCTGCTCATCACCAGATCTGGACGGATCTAAACTCGGAACATCGCCCCAAATAAATCGCTTCCTTGCTCGAGAACCACCTGATGGTTGTGAAAAG GTAAACCTAAAAGCAGGCGACGGCGCGTACGCAGAACCGGTGTCCGTGCTAAAACCGGCGGTGGCCGCTTTCACGCTGCGGCCGTCGCTCGGCTCCGCCTTCCAGCCGCTGCAGCCGTCGCCGTCGTccccgcccgcgccccgcgcccCTCACTGA